The Bacteriovorax sp. Seq25_V genome has a window encoding:
- a CDS encoding ATP-binding protein, with protein sequence MIDFKKLKKIELTNYYPLIFTIVFIVVLLQYKFPALESVFYDFRVKYDIGTTFTDDIVVITLDEESDEFLGENYPYTYTTYLKLLDRLFQDEPKIVNAFGVFNDAITESEETSMLLMKKKINDYQLSGGVFRFATEIDGWGERVPPKGLQEIGYSPAIINIDSSKFSKDDVSRRAVLNVSGEETLHFWTASEYLKLKGKRRLRLNDVKGVYYVPEADASFALFRYYTSPIENKGHLKKVPFHRVVVGNVPRGFFKDKIVLIGPSYISNAGDFLLTPHNKEEQLASKMSLHANIIHALINGKTVKQVPFTVSAVLSFLVAVFLSMVISRIQPAMGLIITIITILGTIIGSYLLFAIWGYWLYMTHLLLTIFVVYYIWVPFRAIGEYQRRYAIQEETKLLKQVENLKQNFISLMSHDLKTPVAKIAGVADNAIQRYKASGDDHLLGSLKSIFDSTKELNNFITSILDLTKVESRNLSINLVSKDVNTIIEAIVDELEYEAKQKEMIMNVELGPLYPIDIDIVLIKRVISNLVENAIKYSGHGTSITVKTWDDEAWVYIEISDSGVGIPEDDIKNIFEKFYRVKNDASHKIKGSGLGLYLVKYFVELHGGTIEASSVLNEGTTFLVKLVNK encoded by the coding sequence ATGATAGACTTTAAAAAACTAAAAAAAATTGAACTTACAAATTATTACCCTCTTATATTTACAATCGTTTTTATTGTAGTTCTATTACAATATAAATTCCCCGCTCTTGAATCCGTCTTTTATGATTTTAGAGTTAAGTACGACATCGGGACAACATTCACAGATGACATTGTTGTAATTACTCTTGACGAAGAAAGTGATGAGTTTTTAGGTGAAAATTATCCATATACATATACAACATATCTAAAACTACTCGATAGGCTTTTCCAAGATGAGCCGAAAATCGTTAATGCCTTTGGCGTCTTTAATGACGCAATAACAGAGTCAGAAGAAACAAGTATGTTGTTGATGAAAAAGAAGATCAATGATTATCAATTGAGTGGCGGGGTCTTTAGATTTGCAACGGAAATTGATGGTTGGGGGGAGAGAGTACCGCCTAAAGGATTGCAGGAAATAGGATATTCACCTGCAATTATCAATATTGATAGTAGTAAATTTTCAAAAGATGATGTTTCTCGAAGAGCTGTTTTAAATGTATCAGGAGAAGAGACGCTGCACTTTTGGACAGCGAGTGAATATTTAAAACTGAAAGGTAAGAGAAGACTACGCTTAAATGACGTTAAGGGAGTTTATTACGTTCCCGAAGCAGATGCGAGTTTTGCATTATTTCGTTACTATACTTCACCTATTGAAAATAAAGGTCACTTGAAAAAAGTTCCATTCCATCGTGTTGTTGTTGGAAATGTTCCGCGTGGATTCTTTAAAGATAAGATTGTACTGATTGGTCCTAGTTATATTTCTAATGCAGGTGATTTTCTACTAACACCTCATAATAAAGAAGAGCAGCTTGCTTCAAAAATGAGTCTTCATGCAAATATCATACATGCACTAATAAATGGTAAGACTGTAAAACAGGTCCCCTTTACAGTTAGTGCAGTGTTATCTTTTCTTGTTGCAGTATTTCTCAGTATGGTAATATCTCGTATTCAGCCCGCAATGGGACTGATTATTACAATAATTACAATCCTTGGAACTATTATTGGGTCATATCTGCTCTTCGCGATATGGGGTTACTGGCTCTATATGACTCATCTTTTATTAACGATTTTTGTTGTCTATTATATCTGGGTACCTTTCAGGGCCATTGGTGAGTATCAACGTCGCTATGCTATTCAGGAGGAAACAAAACTCCTAAAGCAGGTTGAAAACTTAAAGCAAAACTTCATATCACTTATGAGCCATGACCTTAAGACACCTGTAGCAAAGATCGCAGGAGTGGCGGATAATGCCATCCAAAGGTATAAAGCCTCTGGAGACGATCATTTATTGGGATCACTTAAGTCTATCTTCGATTCCACAAAGGAATTAAATAACTTCATAACATCAATCTTGGACCTAACCAAGGTAGAGTCGAGGAACCTTTCAATTAACCTTGTGTCTAAAGATGTTAACACTATCATTGAAGCAATTGTTGATGAATTAGAATACGAAGCTAAGCAGAAAGAGATGATCATGAATGTTGAGCTAGGTCCGTTATATCCAATTGATATCGACATTGTACTTATTAAGAGAGTTATTTCAAATCTTGTTGAGAATGCGATAAAATATTCGGGACACGGTACGAGCATTACTGTGAAAACATGGGATGACGAGGCCTGGGTTTATATAGAAATATCAGATAGTGGAGTAGGAATTCCGGAAGATGACATTAAGAATATTTTTGAGAAATTTTATCGGGTAAAAAACGATGCGAGTCACAAGATTAAAGGAAGCGGACTTGGTCTTTATCTGGTAAAATATTTCGTAGAGTTACATGGTGGAACAATTGAAGCCAGCTCGGTACTCAACGAAGGTACAACGTTTTTAGTAAAATTAGTGAATAAATAA
- the icmF gene encoding fused isobutyryl-CoA mutase/GTPase IcmF, translating into MKRLRFVTAASLFDGHDVSINIMRRLLQAKGVEVIHLGHNRSAQEVVDAALYEDVHAVALSSYQGGHNEYFAYIRELLDLAGAKHVKIFGGGGGVITPKEIKALHEIGITKIYSPEDGMKLGLEGIIDDMIEKATYSTIEGVDFKSLQGKNLSRTEVSKVITYIEDKGELPFDVNSKNTPVLGITGTGGAGKSSLIDELLLRFHQYYKDKKVALVSVDPTKKKTQGALLGDRIRLGSASFENFYIRSLATRDSKTELSPQISKTIDFLKSQEFDLIIVETSGIGQASDEITTVADKCIYVMTPDYGAATQLEKIEMLEQADFIVLNKFEKPRSEDALRDIRKQYRRNHQLFAGHPGSPEDDGLPIYGTMASKFNDLGVNALFFDIASAFEFQVADLADMSKQKEPSDKTKIIPAERSLYLRDIAKTCRDYNQETNRRVELLKDYDALQKCIELVESKELVAKFNEIKEQIPEDVFAELEQFKSTTDQYKAGVFTYTVRGKEIKVPTKYTSLSGSEISKVGYPKFLSLVDTYNFIRKSNLPGSFPYASGIFPFKRADEDPKRMFAGEGGPGRTNKRFHYLSKNDKAKRLSTAFDSVTLYGEDPDTRPDIFGKIGEAGVSIATLDDMKLLFDGFDLSDPYTSVSMTINGPAPVILALFMNTAISQKLTGDDVFDHDKYIEIMRNVRGTVQADILKEDQAQNTCIFSLDFALKMMGDVQEYFCKNAIRNYYTVSISGYHIAEAGANPITQVAFTLSNGFTFVEYYLSRGMNIDDFCQNLSFFFSNGLDPEYSVIGRVARKIWAVTLRDKYGASTKSQMFKYHIQTSGRSLHAQEIDFNDIRTTLQAYLALSDNCNSLHTNAYDEAITTPTEESVRRAMAIQMIINREFGLNKTDNPMQGAYIIEELSDLVEESILAEFERISDKGGVLGAMESMYQRSKIQEESLHYETLKDSGEFPIIGVNTYIADNIEEQLNQEIEISRCSDEEKNDQINRLNSFKERNASKSIEALSRLKEVALRNGNIFEELLYTTKYCSLGEITNVLYEVGGKYRRNM; encoded by the coding sequence ATGAAACGATTAAGATTTGTTACGGCCGCCAGCTTATTTGATGGTCACGATGTATCAATAAATATTATGAGAAGGCTTTTACAGGCCAAGGGTGTAGAGGTAATTCACCTTGGGCACAATAGATCTGCACAGGAAGTTGTGGATGCTGCTCTATATGAAGATGTCCATGCAGTAGCATTAAGCTCTTATCAAGGAGGGCATAATGAGTACTTCGCGTATATTCGCGAGTTGCTTGATCTAGCAGGTGCAAAACACGTTAAGATTTTTGGCGGTGGTGGTGGAGTAATCACTCCAAAGGAAATTAAAGCACTACATGAAATTGGTATTACAAAAATCTATTCTCCTGAAGATGGTATGAAATTAGGTCTTGAGGGAATTATTGACGACATGATTGAAAAGGCAACCTACTCAACAATTGAAGGAGTTGATTTCAAGTCACTTCAAGGTAAGAACCTTTCCAGAACAGAAGTTTCAAAAGTAATTACATATATTGAAGATAAAGGTGAGTTACCATTTGATGTTAATTCAAAAAATACACCTGTGCTTGGTATCACAGGTACTGGTGGAGCTGGTAAATCATCACTAATTGACGAGTTACTACTAAGGTTTCATCAATATTATAAAGATAAAAAAGTTGCTCTAGTTTCTGTTGACCCAACAAAGAAAAAGACACAAGGTGCACTCCTTGGGGATAGAATTAGGCTTGGTTCAGCTTCGTTTGAAAACTTTTATATCCGCTCTTTAGCGACAAGAGATTCTAAGACTGAACTTTCACCGCAAATTTCTAAAACGATTGATTTCTTAAAGTCACAAGAGTTTGACCTGATCATTGTTGAGACTTCGGGGATTGGGCAAGCATCTGATGAAATTACAACTGTTGCCGATAAGTGTATTTATGTAATGACTCCCGACTATGGAGCTGCAACTCAGCTTGAAAAAATTGAAATGTTAGAACAGGCTGATTTCATTGTTTTAAATAAATTTGAAAAACCACGCTCAGAAGATGCACTTCGTGACATTAGAAAGCAGTATAGACGTAATCATCAATTATTTGCAGGTCACCCAGGATCTCCTGAAGATGATGGACTTCCAATTTATGGAACGATGGCTTCGAAGTTTAACGATCTTGGTGTAAACGCACTATTCTTTGATATCGCGTCTGCATTTGAATTTCAAGTTGCAGATCTTGCAGATATGTCTAAGCAAAAAGAGCCAAGTGATAAAACTAAAATTATCCCAGCAGAAAGAAGCTTATATTTAAGAGATATTGCGAAAACTTGTCGCGATTATAATCAAGAGACCAATAGAAGAGTGGAGCTTCTTAAAGATTATGATGCTCTTCAGAAATGTATTGAGTTAGTTGAGTCAAAAGAACTTGTGGCGAAATTTAACGAAATCAAAGAACAAATACCAGAAGACGTGTTTGCTGAGCTAGAACAATTTAAATCAACAACTGATCAATATAAAGCAGGTGTGTTTACGTACACGGTTAGAGGTAAAGAAATTAAAGTTCCAACAAAGTATACAAGCTTAAGTGGAAGTGAAATTTCAAAAGTTGGTTATCCGAAATTCTTATCATTAGTTGATACATATAACTTCATTCGTAAGTCGAACCTTCCTGGTTCGTTTCCATATGCTTCTGGGATTTTCCCATTTAAGAGAGCTGATGAAGATCCAAAAAGAATGTTTGCTGGAGAAGGTGGACCAGGTAGAACAAATAAGAGATTTCATTATCTTTCTAAAAACGATAAAGCGAAAAGGTTATCGACTGCTTTTGACTCTGTGACGTTGTATGGAGAAGACCCAGACACAAGACCAGATATCTTTGGGAAAATCGGTGAGGCGGGTGTATCGATCGCGACTCTTGATGATATGAAGTTACTATTTGATGGCTTTGATCTCTCTGACCCATATACATCGGTATCAATGACTATTAATGGACCAGCGCCAGTAATCTTAGCCCTGTTTATGAACACTGCAATTTCGCAGAAACTAACTGGGGACGATGTTTTTGATCATGATAAATATATTGAAATCATGAGAAATGTCAGAGGGACTGTTCAGGCTGATATTCTTAAAGAAGACCAGGCGCAGAATACATGCATCTTCTCTCTTGATTTTGCATTAAAAATGATGGGAGATGTACAGGAGTACTTCTGTAAGAATGCCATTAGAAACTACTACACAGTGTCTATTAGTGGTTACCATATTGCTGAAGCAGGAGCTAATCCAATCACGCAGGTAGCTTTTACACTTTCTAATGGTTTCACATTTGTGGAGTATTATTTATCTCGTGGAATGAATATTGATGACTTCTGCCAGAACCTTTCATTCTTTTTCTCTAATGGTCTAGACCCTGAATATTCTGTAATTGGTAGAGTTGCTCGTAAGATCTGGGCCGTAACATTAAGAGATAAATATGGTGCGAGTACAAAATCGCAGATGTTCAAATACCACATTCAAACTTCTGGTAGGTCATTACATGCACAGGAGATAGATTTCAATGATATTAGAACTACTCTTCAAGCATATCTCGCACTAAGTGATAACTGTAATTCACTTCATACGAACGCCTATGATGAAGCGATCACGACACCTACGGAAGAATCAGTAAGAAGAGCAATGGCAATTCAGATGATCATCAATAGAGAGTTTGGTCTGAATAAAACAGATAATCCAATGCAGGGAGCTTATATTATAGAAGAGCTTTCAGATCTTGTTGAAGAATCAATTCTGGCAGAGTTTGAGAGAATTTCTGACAAAGGTGGAGTTCTTGGAGCAATGGAAAGTATGTATCAAAGAAGTAAGATTCAAGAAGAATCACTTCATTATGAAACTCTTAAAGACTCAGGGGAATTCCCAATTATCGGTGTAAATACATATATCGCAGATAATATTGAAGAGCAGCTAAATCAAGAAATTGAAATTTCTCGATGCTCAGATGAAGAAAAAAATGATCAGATTAATAGACTTAATTCTTTCAAAGAAAGAAATGCTTCAAAATCTATAGAGGCATTATCAAGACTTAAAGAAGTAGCTCTAAGAAATGGAAATATTTTTGAAGAACTTCTCTATACAACGAAGTACTGTTCATTAGGTGAAATTACTAATGTTCTTTATGAAGTTGGTGGGAAGTATAGAAGGAATATGTAG
- a CDS encoding sigma-54 dependent transcriptional regulator: MHKVLVVDDDKVLQSSVKEALEFHHFAVDVADNGKEALSAVYKEKYDLVVMDVNMPEMDGIEALTEIKKYDPSIIVIILTAYSNVTDAVKVVKEGAYNYLEKPITSENLVALIKRALKARSLVETVGFSAPTLSLGRGEDKFVGESDVMQKVFNVISKLAQVNTPVLIRGESGTGKELVAKAIHFNGPRKDEKFVTINLAAIPDNLIESELFGHEKGAFTGATERKIGKFQFADGGTIFLDEIGDVSPTMQVKLLRVLQEKTFTPVGANRDVKCDVRVIAASHKPFEEMIKEGTFREDLFYRLNVLPVYLPPLRDRTSDIPYLINYYVAYFNNVHNLNISGLTDAAEVVLKGYAWPGNIRELRNVIEHAFIIESGDKIDVSSLPEVVRRSAGNTVQEDHREESIIDYNEIKDSVLSESSSREKGTSNGAYSFTFANFGDAGDVSLDFQEAKDMFEKEFIIQALRLFKGKINQTALKANIPKKTLLRKIEKYEINPKDFY; encoded by the coding sequence ATGCACAAGGTATTAGTAGTAGATGATGATAAAGTTCTACAAAGTTCAGTTAAAGAAGCACTTGAATTTCATCACTTCGCTGTTGATGTTGCAGATAACGGAAAAGAAGCACTCAGTGCTGTTTATAAAGAAAAATATGATCTTGTTGTTATGGACGTTAACATGCCTGAAATGGATGGTATCGAAGCATTAACGGAGATCAAGAAATATGATCCTTCAATTATTGTTATTATTCTAACGGCTTACTCGAATGTAACAGATGCTGTAAAAGTAGTAAAAGAAGGAGCTTATAACTATCTTGAAAAGCCAATCACTTCAGAGAACCTCGTTGCTTTAATTAAAAGAGCATTGAAGGCGAGATCACTTGTTGAAACGGTTGGGTTCTCAGCACCAACACTTTCTCTTGGAAGAGGTGAAGATAAGTTTGTTGGTGAATCAGATGTAATGCAAAAAGTCTTTAATGTTATCAGCAAGCTTGCACAAGTTAATACTCCAGTATTAATTAGAGGTGAGTCTGGTACAGGTAAGGAACTTGTTGCAAAGGCCATTCACTTCAATGGGCCAAGAAAAGATGAGAAGTTTGTAACTATTAACTTAGCAGCAATCCCTGATAACTTAATCGAATCTGAACTTTTTGGGCATGAAAAAGGTGCATTTACTGGTGCAACAGAAAGAAAGATTGGTAAATTTCAATTTGCAGACGGTGGGACAATATTTCTAGATGAAATTGGTGATGTTTCACCAACGATGCAAGTAAAACTTCTCAGAGTACTTCAAGAAAAGACTTTTACACCAGTTGGTGCAAATAGAGATGTTAAGTGTGATGTAAGAGTAATCGCTGCTTCACATAAGCCATTTGAAGAAATGATTAAAGAAGGAACATTCAGAGAAGATTTATTCTATCGTTTGAATGTTCTGCCTGTTTATCTCCCACCTCTTAGAGATAGAACATCAGATATTCCATATTTGATTAACTATTATGTTGCTTACTTTAATAATGTTCATAACCTTAATATCTCAGGGTTAACAGATGCGGCAGAAGTTGTACTTAAGGGTTATGCATGGCCAGGAAATATTAGAGAGCTTCGAAACGTAATAGAGCACGCCTTTATTATCGAGTCGGGTGATAAGATCGATGTTTCTTCTCTACCTGAAGTTGTAAGAAGAAGTGCAGGAAATACAGTTCAGGAAGATCATAGAGAAGAATCAATCATTGATTACAATGAGATTAAAGACTCTGTTCTTTCTGAGTCATCAAGTCGTGAGAAAGGTACAAGTAACGGTGCATACTCGTTTACATTTGCAAATTTTGGGGATGCTGGAGATGTTAGTCTTGATTTCCAAGAAGCGAAAGATATGTTTGAAAAAGAGTTTATTATTCAGGCATTGAGATTATTTAAAGGAAAGATTAATCAGACAGCCCTTAAGGCAAATATCCCTAAGAAGACACTTCTTAGAAAGATAGAAAAATACGAGATTAATCCAAAAGATTTTTATTAG
- a CDS encoding 4Fe-4S dicluster domain-containing protein, translated as MSDESVLVENPYHPARLKPARKGKKGPKLLAVVHQSGCTGCEVCIQGCPVDSIELVPGPNPSNPGFNQTVEIDLARCIGCQNCSQDCPWETITMYEQQDAYIAWGMETLKSELYIPETQLEKINSEYGISLDKEEAPAEESV; from the coding sequence ATGAGTGACGAATCAGTACTAGTAGAAAATCCATATCACCCAGCGCGTCTAAAGCCGGCTCGTAAAGGTAAGAAGGGTCCAAAGCTATTAGCTGTTGTTCATCAGTCAGGTTGTACTGGATGTGAAGTTTGTATCCAAGGTTGTCCGGTTGATTCAATCGAACTTGTACCTGGACCAAATCCGTCAAACCCAGGCTTTAACCAGACAGTAGAAATTGATCTTGCAAGATGTATCGGTTGCCAAAACTGTTCTCAAGATTGCCCATGGGAAACAATCACAATGTATGAGCAGCAAGATGCTTATATTGCGTGGGGAATGGAAACTTTAAAATCAGAACTTTATATTCCAGAAACTCAACTTGAAAAAATCAATTCTGAGTATGGAATTTCATTAGATAAAGAAGAAGCTCCAGCAGAAGAGAGTGTTTAA
- a CDS encoding aminoglycoside phosphotransferase family protein, producing MSNAILEGLKKNGYSEKIVSITKLSGDASSREYYRLELETKSAILSKEPVGGLQNIDFFKTTKLFRNHINTPEIYFKSEDSTYLIQEDIGDVLFQQYYVELNIESRKKILEKVIDEILKYQSITIGEFKRHSSYEFDDEKIAFEFDLAYKFFVKEYLNGSINENSKHAIRENFLRYFRDHKNVVCHRDMHSKNLMIKNNEILNIDYQDARTGPRCYDLVSFLEDCYFDYGEDLKEELKKYYFKKSNFKNYEDFEKEYSLVKCQRLFKALGSFAYLKIEKKKLGYEKYIGRTFENLRRELEKVSSYEEFTSELRRAYYAN from the coding sequence ATGAGTAATGCAATACTTGAGGGTCTTAAGAAGAATGGTTATAGTGAAAAGATTGTATCAATAACAAAGCTGTCTGGTGATGCATCTTCTAGGGAATATTATCGTTTAGAGCTAGAAACAAAGAGTGCAATATTATCAAAAGAGCCTGTTGGTGGGTTACAAAATATAGACTTTTTCAAAACGACTAAGCTTTTCAGGAATCATATTAACACACCAGAAATATATTTTAAAAGTGAAGACTCTACTTACTTAATACAAGAAGATATAGGTGACGTACTCTTTCAGCAATATTATGTAGAGTTAAATATAGAAAGCAGAAAAAAAATATTAGAAAAAGTAATCGATGAAATTCTTAAATATCAATCGATAACTATAGGCGAATTTAAACGTCATAGTAGCTACGAGTTTGACGATGAGAAAATCGCATTTGAATTCGATCTCGCCTACAAGTTTTTTGTGAAAGAATACTTAAACGGATCAATAAATGAAAATTCAAAGCATGCCATAAGAGAGAACTTCTTGCGTTACTTTCGTGATCATAAAAATGTTGTATGCCATAGAGATATGCATAGTAAAAACTTAATGATTAAAAACAATGAGATCTTGAATATTGATTATCAGGATGCACGAACAGGCCCGCGATGTTATGACCTCGTATCATTCCTAGAGGATTGTTATTTTGATTATGGTGAAGATCTCAAAGAAGAATTAAAAAAATACTATTTTAAAAAATCAAATTTTAAAAATTATGAAGACTTCGAAAAAGAATATTCACTTGTAAAGTGTCAACGGTTATTTAAGGCCCTGGGGAGTTTTGCTTACTTAAAAATTGAGAAGAAGAAACTAGGGTATGAAAAGTACATTGGTCGAACATTCGAAAACCTACGAAGGGAACTGGAGAAAGTATCATCATACGAAGAATTCACATCCGAGTTAAGAAGAGCTTATTATGCAAATTGA
- a CDS encoding TIM barrel protein, which produces MQKRLLFGTAGVPNSTVKKNNPIEGVKRIHELGLDCMQLEFAHGVRMKEEVSSGLRKISYELGIPLTSHGPYYINLNAREQDKIDSSVERIIQTAKISDLCGAESMTFHAAFYMKDSPYDVFDLVEKSMNVIEERLSRLDIEIELRPELTGKTSQFGSLEELITLTKNVESCRPCMDFSHLHARTGKFNSEKEFDEVLEVLKTELGSQSTDNMHIHISGISTNSKGDLKHLNLQESKFDWKALLRSLKKYDVAGYMICNSPNLEKDALMLKEYYNSL; this is translated from the coding sequence ATGCAAAAGAGATTATTATTCGGTACTGCAGGGGTTCCAAATTCTACAGTTAAAAAGAATAACCCAATCGAAGGCGTTAAGCGTATTCACGAGCTTGGCCTAGATTGTATGCAGCTTGAATTTGCTCACGGTGTTAGAATGAAGGAAGAAGTATCTTCCGGATTAAGAAAGATTTCATATGAACTAGGTATTCCATTAACTTCTCATGGTCCATATTACATTAACTTAAATGCAAGAGAACAAGATAAGATTGACTCTTCAGTAGAAAGAATTATTCAAACAGCTAAGATCTCGGATCTTTGTGGTGCTGAATCAATGACTTTTCACGCTGCTTTCTACATGAAAGATTCTCCATACGATGTATTCGATTTAGTTGAAAAAAGTATGAACGTAATAGAAGAAAGACTTAGTCGTCTTGATATTGAAATTGAATTACGTCCAGAGCTTACTGGTAAAACTTCACAGTTTGGTTCTCTAGAAGAGCTTATTACTCTTACTAAGAATGTTGAATCTTGTAGACCATGCATGGACTTTTCTCATCTTCATGCAAGAACTGGTAAATTTAACTCAGAAAAAGAGTTTGATGAAGTTCTAGAAGTTTTAAAAACTGAGCTTGGATCACAATCAACAGATAATATGCATATTCATATTTCTGGTATTAGCACAAACTCTAAAGGTGATTTGAAGCATCTTAATCTTCAAGAGTCTAAATTTGACTGGAAGGCTCTTCTTAGATCTTTAAAAAAGTACGATGTTGCTGGTTACATGATTTGTAACAGTCCTAATCTTGAGAAGGACGCATTAATGCTAAAAGAATATTACAATTCACTATAA
- a CDS encoding NTP transferase domain-containing protein, with protein MQIDNCLITAAGLGTRMGVIGEKLPKPLWPVFDTTLLDLQLEYVKRFHAKRIFVNAYHNSEKIIEWSKNKDITVLVEDDLLGSGGCIHNLKASSEVVGPITAVVNSDQFFLLSEEQIEEGLDLVRSGNDSVIYGMLVNKNEKYNETICDNNRLIGIEKPKGDKDYYTFSGVSIINLDRLDYKEGASGFFDSVCNYRKNSQIYFFNKTSDVKFWDYGTKEKYVENIFNVINSDTEMERIIQNIGIDLNNYNIDDGILRFDLYDTCIDRLKHTIEIESIIDQI; from the coding sequence ATGCAAATTGATAATTGCCTTATAACTGCAGCAGGTCTTGGTACTAGAATGGGGGTTATTGGTGAGAAACTTCCTAAACCTCTCTGGCCAGTGTTTGATACGACACTTCTTGATCTCCAGCTTGAATATGTTAAGCGATTTCATGCGAAGAGAATTTTTGTGAATGCCTATCACAACAGTGAAAAGATAATAGAATGGTCAAAAAACAAAGATATTACAGTTTTAGTTGAGGATGACTTACTTGGTAGTGGTGGCTGTATTCATAATTTAAAAGCTAGCTCAGAGGTCGTAGGACCAATAACTGCAGTCGTAAATTCAGATCAGTTTTTCTTACTAAGTGAAGAACAAATAGAAGAGGGACTAGACTTAGTGAGATCGGGGAACGACTCTGTAATTTATGGAATGCTTGTTAATAAAAATGAAAAATATAATGAAACAATTTGCGATAATAATCGGTTGATTGGAATCGAAAAGCCAAAAGGTGATAAAGACTATTATACCTTTTCTGGTGTGAGTATTATTAATCTCGATAGACTAGATTATAAAGAGGGTGCGAGTGGTTTCTTTGATAGTGTATGCAACTATCGAAAGAACAGTCAGATATATTTCTTTAACAAGACATCTGATGTGAAGTTTTGGGACTATGGAACAAAAGAGAAATATGTAGAGAATATTTTCAATGTTATAAATTCAGATACAGAGATGGAACGTATCATCCAAAACATTGGTATAGATTTGAATAACTATAACATAGACGATGGAATTTTAAGATTTGATCTGTATGATACATGTATTGATAGATTAAAACACACAATAGAAATTGAATCTATTATTGATCAGATTTAG
- the lspA gene encoding signal peptidase II — MDRIWKMSLLIVGIILADQFSKGAIQSNFNLGESVNVIPGFFNLTYVRNPGVAFGMGGAFPDWIRLILFKVVPVGACFWFLYLIWDTRKKSLLQCLSFSMIFAGAVGNLIDRISMDFVVDMFDFYFKTYHFATFNVADASISIAAGIYLIDYFLEERKKKNESVA, encoded by the coding sequence ATGGATAGAATATGGAAGATGAGCCTACTGATTGTAGGTATCATCCTTGCTGATCAATTTTCTAAAGGTGCAATTCAATCAAACTTTAACTTGGGTGAATCGGTAAATGTGATACCTGGTTTTTTTAACCTTACATACGTGAGAAATCCTGGTGTCGCTTTTGGCATGGGTGGAGCATTCCCTGATTGGATAAGACTTATTTTATTCAAAGTTGTTCCTGTTGGAGCTTGTTTTTGGTTCCTTTATCTAATATGGGACACTAGAAAGAAGTCACTTCTTCAATGTCTTTCATTCAGTATGATATTTGCGGGGGCTGTTGGTAATTTAATTGATAGAATTTCAATGGACTTCGTTGTCGATATGTTTGATTTTTATTTTAAGACGTACCACTTTGCTACTTTCAACGTAGCTGATGCGTCTATTTCAATTGCTGCCGGAATTTATTTAATTGACTATTTTTTGGAAGAGAGAAAAAAGAAAAATGAGAGTGTTGCTTAA
- a CDS encoding 4Fe-4S binding protein has product MEYYLEITNRCIGCDNCRLICPENAIFQNGDKYIIETWSCTLCNACVLTCPVECIKEKSKSDQ; this is encoded by the coding sequence ATGGAATACTATTTAGAAATAACAAATAGATGTATCGGTTGTGACAATTGCCGACTGATTTGCCCTGAGAATGCAATTTTTCAAAATGGCGATAAGTACATTATAGAGACTTGGTCATGTACGTTATGCAATGCTTGTGTCCTAACTTGTCCTGTTGAATGTATAAAAGAAAAATCTAAATCTGATCAATAA